Proteins encoded together in one Camelina sativa cultivar DH55 chromosome 9, Cs, whole genome shotgun sequence window:
- the LOC104713169 gene encoding probable DNA-3-methyladenine glycosylase 2 isoform X2 has protein sequence MGEHSPSQPSSHTHLHDQPNPENPNPIPPETYDDDSASSTGVSGSIVSSTTIEAPRVTELGNVSSPPSKIPLRPRKIRKLSPDDDASGNIEPEHNLSQMMTPPLVTATKQPVKSKLSQSRAITVPRIHARSLTCEGELETALHHLQSVDPLLASLIDIHPPPTFESFHTPFLALIRSILYQQLAAKAGNSIYTRFVDMCGGENGVVPENVLPLTPQRLRQIGVSGRKASYLHDLARKYQNGILSDSAIVNMDEKSLFTMLTMVNGIGSWSVHMFMINSLHRPDVLPVNDLGVRKGVQMLYDLPCLPRPSQMEQLCEKWRPYRSVASWYMWRLVESKGRPPNASTVTAGAALSFPQLEDIQEQQQQQQQQPQLMDPLNSVFSIGAWGQT, from the exons ATGGGTGAACACTCACCTTCTCAACCATCTTCACATACTCATCTCCACGACCAACCCAATCCCGAAAACCCTAATCCGATCCCACCGGAAACCTACGATGACGACTCCGCTTCATCCACCGGAGTCTCTGGCTCAATCGTCTCATCAACCACCATTGAAGCACCACGGGTCACTGAATTAGGCAATGTATCGTCACCACCTTCCAAAATCCCACTCCGTCCTCGAAAAATCCGGAAGCTTTCACCCGACGACGACGCTTCCGGTAACATCGAGCCGGAGCATAACCTTTCTCAGATGATGACGCCGCCACTCGTGACGGCTACAAAACAACCCGTGAAGAGTAAATTATCACAGTCACGCGCTATAACCGTGCCGAGGATCCACGCGAGGTCTCTGACATGTGAAGGCGAGCTTGAAACAGCGCTTCACCATCTCCAAAGTGTTGATCCTCTGCTCGCGTCGTTGATTGATATCCACCCGCCACCAACGTTCGAGTCTTTTCATACTCCGTTCTTGGCTCTGATTAGAAGCATTCTCTATCAGCAGCTTGCAGCTAAGGCTGGGAACTCAATCTACACACGCTTCGTTGACATGTGCGGAGGTGAAAACGGCGTCGTCCC GGAGAATGTGTTGCCTTTGACACCTCAACGGCTTCGTCAAATCGGTGTTTCAGGGCGTAAAGCGAGTTACCTTCACGATCTTGCTAGGAAATATCAAAACGGGATCTTGTCGGATTCTGCAATTGTTAACATGGATGAGAAGTCTTTGTTCACGATGCTAACGATGGTGAATGGGATTGGGTCATGGTCGGTTCATATGTTTATGATAAACTCTCTTCATAGACCCGATGTGTTGCCAGTTAATGATCTTGGTGTAAGGAAAGGTGTGCAGATGCTTTACGACTTGCCGTGTTTGCCTCGTCCATCGCAAATGGAGCAGCTTTGCGAGAAATGGCGTCCGTATAGATCAGTAGCGTCATGGTACATGTGGCGGCTTGTTGAATCTAAAGGTAGACCTCCTAATGCTTCCACTGTGACTGCCGGAGCTGCTCTTTCGTTTCCACAGTTGGAAGacattcaagaacaacaacagcagcagcaacaacagcctCAGCTTATGGACCCTCTTAATAGTGTGTTCAGTATCGG GGCATGGGGCCAAACGTAG
- the LOC104713169 gene encoding probable DNA-3-methyladenine glycosylase 2 isoform X3, protein MGEHSPSQPSSHTHLHDQPNPENPNPIPPETYDDDSASSTGVSGSIVSSTTIEAPRVTELGNVSSPPSKIPLRPRKIRKLSPDDDASGNIEPEHNLSQMMTPPLVTATKQPVKSKLSQSRAITVPRIHARSLTCEGELETALHHLQSVDPLLASLIDIHPPPTFESFHTPFLALIRSILYQQLAAKAGNSIYTRFVDMCGGENGVVPENVLPLTPQRLRQIGVSGRKASYLHDLARKYQNGILSDSAIVNMDEKSLFTMLTMVNGIGSWSVHMFMINSLHRPDVLPVNDLGVRKGVQMLYDLPCLPRPSQMEQLCEKWRPYRSVASWYMWRLVESKGRPPNASTVTAGAALSFPQLEDIQEQQQQQQQQPHQQQQPQLMDPLNSVFSIGAWGQT, encoded by the exons ATGGGTGAACACTCACCTTCTCAACCATCTTCACATACTCATCTCCACGACCAACCCAATCCCGAAAACCCTAATCCGATCCCACCGGAAACCTACGATGACGACTCCGCTTCATCCACCGGAGTCTCTGGCTCAATCGTCTCATCAACCACCATTGAAGCACCACGGGTCACTGAATTAGGCAATGTATCGTCACCACCTTCCAAAATCCCACTCCGTCCTCGAAAAATCCGGAAGCTTTCACCCGACGACGACGCTTCCGGTAACATCGAGCCGGAGCATAACCTTTCTCAGATGATGACGCCGCCACTCGTGACGGCTACAAAACAACCCGTGAAGAGTAAATTATCACAGTCACGCGCTATAACCGTGCCGAGGATCCACGCGAGGTCTCTGACATGTGAAGGCGAGCTTGAAACAGCGCTTCACCATCTCCAAAGTGTTGATCCTCTGCTCGCGTCGTTGATTGATATCCACCCGCCACCAACGTTCGAGTCTTTTCATACTCCGTTCTTGGCTCTGATTAGAAGCATTCTCTATCAGCAGCTTGCAGCTAAGGCTGGGAACTCAATCTACACACGCTTCGTTGACATGTGCGGAGGTGAAAACGGCGTCGTCCCAGAGAATGTGTTGCCTTTGACACCTCAACGGCTTCGTCAAATCGGTGTTTCCGGGCGTAAAGCGAGTTACCTTCACGATCTTGCTAGGAAATATCAAAACGGGATCTTGTCGGATTCTGCAATAGTTAACATGGATGAGAAATCTTTGTTCACGATGCTAACGATGGTCAATGGGATTGGGTCATGGTCGGTTCATATGTTTATGATAAACTCTCTTCATAGACCCGATGTGTTGCCAGTTAATGATCTTGGTGTAAGGAAAGGTGTGCAGATGCTTTACGACTTGCCGTGTTTGCCTCGTCCATCGCAAATGGAGCAGCTTTGCGAGAAATGGCGTCCGTATAGATCAGTAGCGTCATGGTACATGTGGCGGCTTGTTGAATCTAAAGGTAGACCTCCTAATGCTTCCACTGTGACTGCCGGAGCTGCTCTTTCGTTTCCACAGTTGGAAGacattcaagaacaacaacagcagcagcaacaacagcctCA T cagcaacaacagcctCAGCTTATGGACCCTCTTAATAGTGTGTTCAGTATCGG GGCATGGGGCCAAACGTAG
- the LOC104713169 gene encoding probable DNA-3-methyladenine glycosylase 2 isoform X1, which translates to MGEHSPSQPSSHTHLHDQPNPENPNPIPPETYDDDSASSTGVSGSIVSSTTIEAPRVTELGNVSSPPSKIPLRPRKIRKLSPDDDASGNIEPEHNLSQMMTPPLVTATKQPVKSKLSQSRAITVPRIHARSLTCEGELETALHHLQSVDPLLASLIDIHPPPTFESFHTPFLALIRSILYQQLAAKAGNSIYTRFVDMCGGENGVVPENVLPLTPQRLRQIGVSGRKASYLHDLARKYQNGILSDSAIVNMDEKSLFTMLTMVNGIGSWSVHMFMINSLHRPDVLPVNDLGVRKGVQMLYDLPCLPRPSQMEQLCEKWRPYRSVASWYMWRLVESKGRPPNASTVTAGAALSFPQLEDIQEQQQQQQQQPQLMDPLNSVFSIGAWGQT; encoded by the exons ATGGGTGAACACTCACCTTCTCAACCATCTTCACATACTCATCTCCACGACCAACCCAATCCCGAAAACCCTAATCCGATCCCACCGGAAACCTACGATGACGACTCCGCTTCATCCACCGGAGTCTCTGGCTCAATCGTCTCATCAACCACCATTGAAGCACCACGGGTCACTGAATTAGGCAATGTATCGTCACCACCTTCCAAAATCCCACTCCGTCCTCGAAAAATCCGGAAGCTTTCACCCGACGACGACGCTTCCGGTAACATCGAGCCGGAGCATAACCTTTCTCAGATGATGACGCCGCCACTCGTGACGGCTACAAAACAACCCGTGAAGAGTAAATTATCACAGTCACGCGCTATAACCGTGCCGAGGATCCACGCGAGGTCTCTGACATGTGAAGGCGAGCTTGAAACAGCGCTTCACCATCTCCAAAGTGTTGATCCTCTGCTCGCGTCGTTGATTGATATCCACCCGCCACCAACGTTCGAGTCTTTTCATACTCCGTTCTTGGCTCTGATTAGAAGCATTCTCTATCAGCAGCTTGCAGCTAAGGCTGGGAACTCAATCTACACACGCTTCGTTGACATGTGCGGAGGTGAAAACGGCGTCGTCCCAGAGAATGTGTTGCCTTTGACACCTCAACGGCTTCGTCAAATCGGTGTTTCCGGGCGTAAAGCGAGTTACCTTCACGATCTTGCTAGGAAATATCAAAACGGGATCTTGTCGGATTCTGCAATAGTTAACATGGATGAGAAATCTTTGTTCACGATGCTAACGATGGTCAATGGGATTGGGTCATGGTCGGTTCATATGTTTATGATAAACTCTCTTCATAGACCCGATGTGTTGCCAGTTAATGATCTTGGTGTAAGGAAAGGTGTGCAGATGCTTTACGACTTGCCGTGTTTGCCTCGTCCATCGCAAATGGAGCAGCTTTGCGAGAAATGGCGTCCGTATAGATCAGTAGCGTCATGGTACATGTGGCGGCTTGTTGAATCTAAAGGTAGACCTCCTAATGCTTCCACTGTGACTGCCGGAGCTGCTCTTTCGTTTCCACAGTTGGAAGacattcaagaacaacaacagcagcagcaacaacagcctCAGCTTATGGACCCTCTTAATAGTGTGTTCAGTATCGG GGCATGGGGCCAAACGTAG
- the LOC104713170 gene encoding zinc-finger homeodomain protein 5 — MDMRSHEMIERRRDDNGNNNGGVISNIISTNDDNCNGNNNNNNTRVSCNSQTLDHHQSKSPSSFSISAAVKSSTVRYRECLKNHAANVGGSVHDGCGEFMPSGEEGTIEALRCAACDCHRNFHRKEIDGVGSSDLVSHHRHHHHHHNQYGGGGGGRRPPPQNMMLNPLMLPPPPNYQPIHHHKYGMSPPGGGGMVTPMSVAYGGGGGAESSSEDLNLYGQSSGEGAGAAAGGQMAYSMSSSKKRFRTKFTTEQKERMMEFAEKLGWRMNKQDEEELKRFCGEIGVKRQVFKVWMHNNKNNAKKPPTPTTL, encoded by the coding sequence atggATATGAGAAGCCATGAAatgatagagagaagaagagatgacaATGGCAATAACAATGGTGGTGTTATTAGTAACATCATTAGTACTAATGATGATAATTGCaatggtaacaacaacaacaacaacactcgtGTCTCTTGCAACTCTCAAACCCTAGATCACCACCAGTCCAAGTCTCCCTCTTCGTTTTCCATCTCCGCCGCTGTTAAATCATCCACCGTACGGTACCGTGAGTGTCTGAAGAACCACGCGGCGAACGTCGGCGGTAGTGTACACGACGGATGCGGCGAGTTCATGCCAAGCGGTGAAGAAGGAACTATCGAAGCTCTCAGATGTGCTGCTTGTGATTGTCACCGTAATTTCCACCGGAAGGAGATCGACGGTGTCGGAAGCTCAGATTTAGTCTCTCACCACcgtcatcaccaccaccaccataaccagtacggcggaggaggaggagggagaagACCTCCGCCGCAGAATATGATGCTTAACCCACTCATGCTTCCTCCGCCGCCGAATTATCAGCCGATTCATCACCACAAGTATGGAATGAGTCCtcccggaggaggaggaatggTGACGCCGATGAGCGTAGCttacggaggaggaggaggagctgagTCGTCGAGTGAGGATCTGAATCTGTATGGACAATCTAGCGGAGAGGGAGCAGGTGCGGCGGCGGGGGGGCAGATGGCGTATTCGATGTCGTCGTCGAAGAAACGGTTCAGGACAAAGTTCACGACGGAGCAGAAGGAGAGGATGATGGAGTTTGCGGAGAAGCTAGGGTGGAGGATGAACaagcaagacgaagaagagcttAAAAGATTCTGCGGTGAGATCGGAGTTAAGAGACAAGTCTTCAAAGTTTGGATGCATAACAACAAGAACAATGCCAAGAAACCACCAACTCCTACTACTCTCTAA
- the LOC104713171 gene encoding protein RADIALIS-like 6, translated as MASNSKSSISSSWTFDQNKMFERALAIYDKDTPDRWHNVAKAVEGKSVEEVKRHYDILVEDLINIETGRVPLPKYKNKTFDSKSRVVNDLNSRMMKNLKI; from the exons ATGGCGTCAAACTCTAAAAGTTCAATCTCTTCATCATGGACGTTCGATCAGAACAAGATGTTCGAGAGGGCCTTGGCAATTTACGACAAGGACACACCCGACCGTTGGCACAATGTTGCAAAAGCTGTCGAAGGGAAATCTGTAGAGGAAGTGAAGCGTCACTAtgacattcttgttgaggaccTCATCAACATCGAGACTGGTCGTGTCCCTTTGCCCAAATACAAGAACAAGACCTTCGACTCTAAATCCAGAGTCGTCAACGACTTAAACTCGAG GATGATGAAGAATTTGAAGATCTAA
- the LOC104713172 gene encoding neurofilament heavy polypeptide-like, with amino-acid sequence MPPFRFYIPFFSSNSPSRLSSGTSSPSPPPTPPPPSSRPPFRPAGIAPPSKPETKPKASPSLSRVRSNVAGITASLPTSQSPSRGAATPTRLAKQTNQQPGSPSKKLESPRKDEQKVTMKEKPSRETAKVASESINPVTVKPPIARPEEHIERKETDSSQEQRKKTEAGKQAMQEKKKDLPEGSGEKSPADQGQQQRKKFKKLPLQETKKVLHDGSGEKSEADKGQQKRKENEKLALEETKRALQAAGREDVTQSKTTQHIAAASESTRGPSDLPERETKTQNKTEFHTDDNHQKTKGASTSNLGNPRVPNGQGSSTMGRKIKEDIKDGISKLTWGKSNGDEKSVNVYTLTGENRGATMGIGSEKDKKDGEVHIRRGYRSNPDESPNTTATETEGGRKPFKGKNPKDYEDDEEEETRVRAYVNGNTQGINNSIIVESSVSENDPGVHMSLKFEKTKKEIINPPESVAEKKPETVKATEKLRHEPRVRRRCLRGLLAESSQSEPENPLKPRRHGCRFTCKDKDIENT; translated from the coding sequence ATGCCTCCTTTCCGTTTTTACATTCCATTCTTCTCCTCCAACTCTCCTTCTCGTCTCTCTTCAGGGACTTCTTCCCCATCACCACCacctactcctcctcctccttcttcacgCCCTCCTTTTCGTCCTGCAGGCATTGCTCCGCCGTCAAAGCCAGAAACAAAGCCCAAGGCGTCTCCGTCACTTTCTAGGGTTAGAAGCAACGTTGCGGGCATAACAGCTTCTTTACCTACGTCTCAGTCTCCTTCTCGTGGTGCAGCCACACCAACCCGGCTGGCTAAACAGACTAACCAACAACCTGGTTCGCCGTCAAAGAAACTGGAATCTCCGAGGAAGGATGAGCAAAAGGTAACGATGAAAGAGAAGCCATCGAGAGAGACTGCAAAAGTAGCTAGCGAGAGTATAAATCCGGTGACAGTGAAACCTCCTATTGCTCGTCCAGAAGAGCATATAGAACGAAAAGAAACAGATTCATCTCaggaacagagaaagaagacaGAAGCAGGGAAACAAGCGatgcaagaaaagaagaaagatcttcctGAAGGCAGTGGAGAGAAGTCACCAGCAGATCAGGGACAACAGCagagaaaaaaattcaagaaacttCCGTTACAAGAAACGAAGAAAGTTCTTCATGACGGCAGTGGAGAGAAGTCAGAAGCAGATAAAggacaacaaaagagaaaagaaaacgagaaacTTGCGTTAGAAGAAACGAAGAGAGCTTTACAAGCTGCAGGTAGAGAAGATGTAACGCAAAGCAAAACCACACAACATATTGCAGCAGCATCAGAATCCACGAGAGGACCTAGCGATCTACctgagagagagacaaaaacgcaaaacaaaacagagtttcaCACCGATGACAACCATCAGAAAACCAAAGGCGCATCAACGAGTAATCTTGGGAATCCGAGAGTTCCAAATGGGCAGGGATCATCTACAATGGGGAGAAAGATCAAAGAAGACATCAAAGATGGAATCAGTAAGCTGACTTGGGGAAAAAGCAACGGCGATGAGAAATCCGTGAATGTCTATACTCTCACTGGCGAAAACAGAGGAGCCACAATGGGAATAGGTTCTGAGAAAGACAAGAAAGACGGTGAGGTTCATATCCGCCGTGGATACAGAAGTAATCCAGACGAGAGCCCTAACACTACAGCCACGGAAACCGAAGGAGGAAGGAAACCCTTCAAAGGcaaaaaccctaaagactacgaagacgacgaagaagaagaaacaagggtTAGGGCATACGTAAACGGCAACACACAAGGGATCAACAATTCGATTATAGTCGAGAGTTCAGTGAGTGAGAATGATCCAGGAGTTCATATGAGTTTAAAATTCGAGAAAACGaagaaagaaattataaatCCCCCTGAGAGCGTGGCGGAGAAGAAACCAGAGACGGTAAAGGCAACGGAGAAGTTGAGGCATGAGCCGAGAGTTAGAAGAAGGTGCTTGAGAGGGTTACTCGCGGAGTCAAGTCAGTCGGAACCGGAGAATCCTTTGAAGCCCCGGAGACATGGTTGCCGGTTTACCTGTAAAGACAAAGATATAGAGAAcacttaa
- the LOC104713173 gene encoding glutathione S-transferase DHAR2-like, which translates to MALDICVKVAVGAPDVLGDCPFSQRVLLTLEEKKAPYKLHLINVSDKPQWFLDISPEGKVPVMKLDGKWVADSDVIVGILEEKYPEPSLKTPPEFASVGSKLFGAFVTFLLSKDANDGSEKALVDELEALENHLKTHPGPFVAGEKVTALDLSLAPKLYHLVIVLGHYKNWSVPESLTYVRNYAEALFARESFEKTRADKEFVVAGWESKVNG; encoded by the exons ATGGCTCTCGATATCTGCGTGAAGGTTGCCGTCGGTGCTCCTGATGTTCTCGGAGACT GTCCGTTTAGCCAACGTGTTCTACTGACCCTTGAGGAGAAGAAGGCTCCCTACAAGCTCCATCTCATTAACGTCTCCGACAAACCCCAGTG GTTCTTAGACATTAGCCCAGAAGGTAAAGTTCCGGTTATGAAGCTTGACGGCAAATGGGTAGCTGATTCTGACGTTATCGTTGGGATTCTCGAGGAGAAATATCCAGAGCCTTCTCTCAAGACTCCTCCTGAATTTGCTTCTGTGGGATCCAAACTCTTTGGTGCTTTTGTGACTTTCTTGTTGAGCAAAGATGCTAATGATGGATCCGAGAAGGCCTTGGTTGATGAGTTAGAAGCCTTGGAGAATCATTTGAAGACACATCCTGGTCCTTTTGTAGCTGGAGAGAAAGTTACTGCGTTGGATTTGAGTTTAGCACCTAAGCTTTACCATCTTGTAATTGTTCTTGGTCATTACAAGAACTGGTCTGTCCCTGAGAGCTTGACTTATGTTCGTAACTACGCCGAGGCTTTGTTTGCTAGAGAGTCATTCGAGAAAACCAGGGCTGATAAAGAGTTTGTGGTTGCGGGTTGGGAATCTAAGGTGAACGGTTGA
- the LOC104713174 gene encoding isoflavone reductase homolog P3, with protein sequence MASEKSKILVIGGTGYIGKFLVEASVKAGHTTFALVREATLSDPVKGKTVQSFKDLGVTILQGDLNDHESLVKAIKQADVVISTVGSMQILDQTKIISAIKEAGNVKRFLPSEFGVDVDRTSAVEPAKSAFAGKIQIRRAVEAEGIPYTYAVAGCFAGYFLPTLVQFEPGLTSPPRDKVTILGDGNAKAVINKEEDIAAYTIKAVDDPKTLNKILYVKPPNNTLSMNEMVTLWEKKIGKSLEKTHIPDEQILKSIQESPVPINIMLSINHAVFVKGDQTNFAIEASFGVEASELYPDVKYTSIDEYLSYFV encoded by the exons atGGCGTCGGAGAAAAGCAAGATTCTGGTGATCGGAGGAACTGGTTACATCGGAAAATTCTTAGTAGAAGCGAGTGTCAAAGCCGGCCACACCACATTTGCTCTTGTCCGAGAAGCAACTCTCTCTGATCCCGTCAAGGGCAAAACCGTTCAGAGTTTCAAAGACCTCGGCGTCACAATACTACAG GGAGATTTGAATGATCATGAGAGTTTAGTGAAGGCCATTAAACAAGCCGATGTGGTTATATCAACCGTTGGAAGCATGCAAATCTTGGATCAAACCAAGATCATTTCAGCCATTAAAGAAGCCGGTAACGTCAAG AGATTCTTGCCGTCTGAGTTTGGGGTGGATGTGGACAGGACCAGCGCGGTTGAGCCCGCAAAATCAGCTTTTGCAGGGAAAATACAGATCAGGAGAGCCGTTGAAGCTGAAGGAATACCATACACTTACGCTGTGGCCGGTTGCTTTGCCGGTTACTTCCTACCTACATTGGTTCAGTTCGAGCCTGGTCTCACTTCTCCTCCTAGAGACAAAGTCACCATTTTAGGCGACGGAAATGCCAAAG CTGTGATCAACAAGGAGGAAGATATTGCTGCTTACACGATCAAGGCAGTGGATGATCCGAAGACTCTGAACAAAATCCTATACGTTAAGCCTCCTAACAACACTCTATCGATGAACGAAATGGTCACGTTGTGGGAGAAAAAGATCGGCAAGTCCCTTGAGAAGACTCACATCCCAGACGAACAAATCCTTAAAAGCATCCAAG AGTCTCCGGTTCCCATCAATATTATGTTGTCGATAAACCACGCAGTGTTTGTGAAAGGAGACCAGACCAATTTCGCCATAGAGGCTTCGTTTGGTGTGGAAGCCTCTGAGCTTTACCCTGATGTCAAGTACACAAGTATTGATGAGTATCtcagttattttgtttga